The Vicinamibacterales bacterium genome contains the following window.
GCTGCGCGGCGTGCCGGCGAGGAACGCCTCCAGGCTCTCGAACGTGTAGGTGCCGAGGTAGTTCGACTCGTCGTTCGACCGGTACGATCCGCCGTCGAGGGCGATGCCGGTGCGCCACGAGTGGATGCCGCGCACGTAGTCGAGATCGGACTGCAGGTTCAGCGCCTTCGAGCGGACCCCGCCGCGGCGCTGCCCGCCGCCGCTGGTGAACGTCTCGATGACGTTGATCGTCTGCCCTTCGAACACCGAGCGGCTCGACGAGTCCGCCCAGTTGATCGACGCGCGGGTGTTGATGAAGAAGCGCCGGCCGAGCGGTCCCGCCTCCTGAATGCGGATGTTGTTGTAGTTGTCGTCCGACGCGTAGGCGCGCTCGAGCTGGTTGAAGCCGCCCACCCCGATGTTCCTGCTGGTGAAGCGATCGCGGCTGAAGTGGACGCGGAGCGTCTGATCGCGCGTGATCGCATAGTCGAACATCCCGAACACGAACATCGAGTCGCGCGGCCGCCGCGGCGCGAGCCGGTTCACCACCGAGCCGTCCGGCCGGAAGTAGTAGAAATACGGCGTCTCGTAATTGCGGCCGCCCGAGAAGTTCAGCGAGAACGACGCCTTCTGCTTGATCACCGAGCCGCTGATGCCGCCGTTGTAGTTCTGATACCGTTCCGGCCCCTTGGCGCGCTGCTCGGCGAATGCCGCCGGCGGCCGGCCGCTCATCGAGCCGTCGCGCAGCCGCACACCCATGCTCGTGCGCAGCGGACCGATGCCGGGCTGCGTGATGATGTCGACGAACAGGCCGCCGGCGAAGTGGTTCTCCGCCGCGAACGCGTCGCGGGTGATGTGAATCGCCTTGATCGCCGCCTTCGGCGGCAGCCGTCCGCCTTCGAAGCTGTCGACGCGCAGCACCGCGTCGGAGCCGGCGATGTCCCGCAGCTGCTGCGCCATCTCGTCGGGATCGTCGGAGAGCGCTTCGATCTGCTCGCGCGTCAGCGCCGTGCCGAACGTGGTGCGGCGATCCGACGCCGCTTCGCGCGCGTCGCGCGACACCGTGACCGAGTCCTGCAGCCCCTGAATCGCGAGCACCGCCGCGTGCCTGTTGTCTCCAGCCCGGAGCTGCACGTCCCTCAGCACGCGCGGCTCGAAGCCGGGGAACTCCGCGGTGATGGTGACGCGTCCCGGCGTCAGCCCGCCGATCGTCGCGATCCCCTTCTCGTTGGTCGTCGCCGGCTCGGCCAGCGGCGCCGGCGGCGCCGCGCCGGGTACCGCTGCCGCCTTCGGATCCACCGTGGGCGCGATCGTCACCCTGGCGTTGGGAATCACCGCGCCGGTCTGGTCGACGACGGTGATGGTCACGCGCGCTTCGCGCGCCTGCGGGGCGGGCGCCGACAGCATCAGGACCGCAAGAAGAGCAGCAATCATGGGATCCTCGGAGTGACGAGTTACTTGCGAACGTCGAATCGCCGGGGGTCGATCTTTGCGTTGATGCGATAGCGGTCGAACGTCGTTTCCTCGGTGGTTTCCGTGCCGGTGGCGCGGCGGATCCGGAAGGGGAGCTGCAGGCCGTCCACCTCGCGATACTCGGCGAAGTACATCCGGAACTCGGGCCGCGGTGCTCCGGGCGCCGCGCCGGGCGCGCCTTGCGGAGCGGCGCCTGCCGGCGGCGCTCCGGTGGGTGCCGTTCCCGCTGGTGGCCGGCCCGCTGGTGCCGCCCCCGCCGGCGGCGCTCCCGCCGGGGGCGCTCCCGCGGGCGCGCCCGAGCCCGCCGCCGGGGGAGCCCCTCGCGTCCCCGGCGCCGTACTTCCGGGTGGCGCGGCTGGCCCCGCACCTCCGGGACCTCGGCCCGGCCCGCCCCCGCGGGCGGGGGGCGCCGGCTGCTGCCAGGTCACCATGATCGGCAGATGCGTCTCGCTGTTGATGAAGTAGCGCAGCGTGAAGTTATCGGGTCCCTTGGCGTCGACCACATCGGCCTTCCCCTGCGGCGCCTCCGCCTGCCCGACGTAGGTGAAGGTCAGCGGGTACGAGGGGAACGACCCAGCGAACATCCCGAGCGCCAGCCGGGCGAAATCCTGCTTCAGCTGAGTCACACGAGCCTTGCGCGCCGGGTCCGGCATTGGCGCCGGCGGGAGGGGATCCACCAGCAGATCGTCGCCGGCGAACCCGGACGCGGTCGGCCCGCTTTCCTGCGCCGGGATTTCGTCCTTGCGCAGATACTTGTCCGGCAACTCCACGAAGATTTCGAATTCGATGGGGACGAGGTTCTCACCCCGCACCTGCCGTGTTCGGCCCTGCGCGGTGAACGATTTGACGGCGGCGAGCTTCTTTTCGCCGCCCAGCGCCTGCCGGGCCGCCGCGATCACGCTCGCCGCGTCCTTCGTCTGCGCCTCGGCGGGCGGCAGCCCGGCCAGCCCAAGCGCCGCGATGGCCACGGCGGTACTGTGTGCGAATCCGCGCATTCGTACGCTCCCCCTCGAAGGCGTAACTGTCGGTCTTAGACGTGTCCAGCCTGAATTCAGTTGGACCCTGCCGATCCAGGAGTAATTCGATCTAACGGGCGGGAAAGTTCCGGACGATCGCGTCGGACTTGATCCAGACGGGGCCGTCCTGCACGGCATTGCACTCGTTGCGGGAGGCCCAGCGCCACATCGCGTCGAGGATGATGACCTGGCTCATGGCCCCTTCGCGCGCGATCTCGTTCACCGGCGTGCCCGGCCGCATCACGTCCTTCGGGCCGCAGGCCTCGCGCGTGCCGGCCGCGTCCAGGAACACCTGCACGTCGTCGCGCACGACGATCGGGCGGTAGTACTGCTCGTCGCCGGTAATCGCCGCGTAGAACGCGTCCAGATAGGCGCGGGCGATCTCGCGCCCCTTGTCGTCGACCCCGGCGCCGTCGAGCGCGGCGTACGCCGCGGTCTTCCGTTCGATGAAGTGCCGGCGTTCGCCGTCGAGCTGCGCCCGCGGGAAGAGGGATCGCGTGCGCTGCACCTGACTCAGGACTTCGATCTCGATCTCGGACTTCGACGGCACGAACGCGCGGTTCCACACCTTGTCGAACCAGGTGTGGCGGCCGACGACCATGCCGGCGAGATCGAAGTCCTTCATCAGCAGCGATGTCCGCCCGCCGCCGCGATCGAACGCGACCACGTTCCACAGCGGCTTCGGTTCGTTGCACCGGTAGATGTCGTCCGGAGAGAATTTCAGGCACCAGTCGAAGTTGCCGATCATCGCCTCCGCGAAGGCGATCCGCGCGGCGTCCGCGCCGGCGCCTCTGACCGCGACGTTGCCGAACGCCTCGAGCGGTATCTCCGCCGTCCCTCCCACCCGGGCCATCGCATCGTCGTCGTCTTCGAGGAGCAGCGCATGGCGTTCGAGCGGCGGCTGCGCGCCGTCGATGTAGGTGATGCGCGCCGGGCGAGTGCGCAGCGTGGGCGCCTCGACCGCGCGCAGCAGATCGTAGACGAGCGATTCGCGGAGCGGCGACTTCTCGTTGGCGAGACGGCCGTACTTCGGACTGAGCTCGTGATCGGCGGCCTCGCCGCAGTGGCTGCCGATCTTGATCGAGCCGGCACCCTTCAGCTTGAGCTTCAGCTTGGGAAAGGTGCACTCCGTTTCCCGCCTGCTGGTATGTCCACGGACCGACACCGCGACGTCTGTGAGTACAACTTCCGCTCCGGACGTCCGATCTTTGAACTTCACGGTGCCCGGCACCGCGACGTCCTCGTCTTCGAGACCGGTCTCGAACAGACGCTCGAGCGGGGCTTCGAGCGTCAGCGCAACGGGCCCGGTGCCGTCGAGCAGGCGCTCCAGTCTGGCGGGCTCGGCGGCTGGCTGCGGTGTGCCGGCCGCGGGCGCGGCAGGAACACCCGGCACCGTCGGCGGCGCCGGCGGATTCGGCTGCTGTGGAAGAGCTGCGCCCAGCAGAACGGTCGAGACGACGAGCGCTGCACGGACCAGCATCGAACCAACGGCGATGCGAGTCCGCTGCCAACTGCCGGCCGGCCGCGGCCGCTACTGCGCCCTAAGCGCAACCATAGGGTCCACCGACGCCGCGCGGCGGGCCGGCATCAGGCAGGCGAGGACGGCGACCAGCAACAGCGCAGCGACCACGCCGATGTAGGTGAACACGTCGGTCGGAACCGTGTCGACGAGCAGCGTGAGCGGCGGCGGCGTGGGCCCGGCGCTCGCCGGCGGCGCCTCGAAGATGACGGAGCCGAGCACCCGCGTCAGCGCGAGCGCCCCGGCGAGTCCGATCCCGAGGCCGATGGTCACGAGCTGCAGTCCCTCGCGGAGCACCATCGTCAGCACGCCGGCGCGAGGGGCGCCGAGCGCCATCCTGATGCCGAACTCCTGCGTGCGCTGGTTCACCGAGAAGGCGATCACGCCGGCGATTCCCGCGGCAGTGATGACCAGCGCGAGGAACCCGAACATGCCGATCAGCGCCACGACGACGCGGCGCGGCGCGAGCCCCTCCGATCGCACCTCGGCGAGCGTTCGGAAGTTCTCCACCGGCAGATCGCGGTCATGCGTCTGCGAAACCGCCTTGATGTTCCGCACGGCGTCTTCGATCGGCAGCTTGGACTGGATCACCCACGTGGTGTTCAGGTTCGCGGTCTGGGCCACCGGAACGTAGACCTCCGCCGCCGGTGCGCGATCGAGCTGCTGCCGCACGTCGGCGACGACGCCGACGATCGTGCGGAACTGGCCCGGCCCGCCTCCGGCGATGCGCGTGCCGATCGGATCTTCGTTGGGCCAGAACAGCCTGGCCGCAGACTGGTTCACGATCGCGACGCCGGTGGAGGTGAGCGTGTCCGACGCGGCGAACGATCGTCCGGCCGCGATCGACTGACCGAGCGTGCGGAAGTAGTCGGGCGTCGCGAATCGCACGTTGATCTGCGGGGGCTGCACGCCGGGCGGCAACGGCCGGCCGTCCCTGACGAGCCCCTGCGGGAACGGGTCGATCTCGTTCAGCGGGAACGTGCCGCCGCCGGCGACGGCGATCACGCCCGGAATGGAACCGAGGCGGCGTTCGTACTCCGTCCAGTACCCGGCGATCTTCGCGCGCCGCTCGGCCGGCGGCAGCGTCAGCGGGAACTTGTCGAAGCTCATGTAAGCGCCGTAGGAGATCAGATTCTCGGTCTTGATGCCGGGATCGATCCGCTGCACGTTGAGGAGGCTGCGCAGCGTCAGGCCGGCGGCGATCAGCAGCATGAACGACGCGCTGACCTGCGCGACGATCAGCACGCTGCGCACCCGCTGGCTGGAGTGGCTGGAGCGGCCTCCTTCGCGGAGCGCCGGGGCCACGTCGATGCGGCGCGCGAACGCCGGGATCGAGCCGAAGATCAGTCCGGTCAGCACGGACACGCCGAGGGTGAAGAAGAGCACCGTCAGGTCGATCGAGATCTCGTTGGCCCGGGACGTGAAGCGGCCGGCGAAATTGACCAGCAACCGCAGCGAGAGGGCAGAGAGGACCAGGCCGAGCACGCCGCCGCACAGCGCCAGCACCAGGCTTTCGGTCAGCAGCTGCCGCAGCAGCCGCCCGCGCGTCGCGCCGAGCGCGGCGCGGACCGAGATCTCCCGCTCGCGACGGACCATCCGCGCCAGCAGCAGGTTGGCGATCGAGGCGCACACGATCAGCAGGACGAATCCCGCGGTTCCCAGCAGCACCCACAGCGTCGTGGTGAAGTTCCGCGTCAGTTCCGTCTTGAGCGGAATACCTGCGGCCTTGAACCCGCTGTCGGGATAGAAGCCCTTGTAATCGGTCTGCAGCCGCGCCGCGACCAGATCGAGATCGGCCTGCGCCTTGGCGAGCGTCACCTCGGGACGGACGCGCGCGAACGCGGTGAGCATCCGGCCGCGGCGGTTCGCGATCAGGCTGGGACTGGATCGGAACGGGCACGCCGACGACGGCATGTAGATGTCGACTTCCAGCGGATACTGCGGCACCGGCGGCATCACGCCGATCACCGTGTGCGGCCTGTCGTTCATCCGGAACGTCTGCCCGACCACGCTGCGGTCGCCGCCGAAGCTGCGCTCCCAGTACTTGTAGCCGAGGACGAGGACGGCGGGAGCGCCCGGCGCGTCGTCGGCGGCGACGAACGTCCGGCCGTGCAGCGGCGTGACGCCCAGCACGTCGAAGTAATTGGCCGACACCACGCCGGTCGACAGACGCTCCGGCTCGGCGCGGCCGAGCAGGTTGAAGAACATGTTGTGGAACTCGACCACGCCGCTGAGCGACTGCGCCTGCCGGTAGTCGTCCATCTCCTTCGGCGAGAAGCCGAAGTCATTGGCGACCGGATCGCTCTGGCCGTGGTGCAGCACGACCAGCTTGTCGCCGTCCTGGTAGGGCAGCGGCCGCAGGAGCACGCCGTTGACGACGCTGAAGATGGCGGTGTTGGCGCCGATGCCGAGCGCCATGGTGACGATGATGACCAGGGCGAAGCCGGGATTGCGCCGGAGACTGCGGACGCCGTAGCGGATGTCCTGCGCGGCGACCTCGACGAAGCGGGAGAGCCAGCTGTCGCGGACGTCGTCCTTGACGGCGTCCATCGTGCCGAACACGCGCTGCGCCTCGCGCCGGGCGGCGTCGGGCGGCATGCCTTTCGCGAGGTTCTGCTCGATCAGCATGTCGAGGTGGTAGCGCAGCTCGGTATCGAGCTCGCGCTCGAGGCGCGCCCGCTTGAACAGCGACGAGAGGCGGACGGAGAGATGACGGAACATCGGACTGCCCTCCGGGATGTTCAGAGTCCGGCAAGCACGCGCGCGACGGCGGTGGAAAGGCGTTCCCAGGTCTTCGTCTCTTCCGCGAGCTGCCTGCGGCCGTCCCGCGTGAGCTGATAGAACTTCGCCTGCCGGTTGTTTTCCGAGCTGCCCCATTCCGCCGCGATCAGCCCCTGCTGCTCGAGCCGGTGCAGCGCGGGGTACAACGACCCCTGGTTCACCTGCAGCACGTCTTTCGAGAGCTGCTGGATCCGCTGCGAGATGCCCCACCCGTGCATCGGTTCACCCGAGAGCGTCCGCAGGATCAACAGATCCAGCGTGCCCTGGAGCAGGTCTGATTTGGGCGCCATGAACATCCTCCAATGTTCTTCCTGTCGTCGGTCGACAAGAGGGTAGTGCGGCTCTTGTAGAGTGTCAAGGGGAATCTGGGAATTTGGAAATTTGGAAATGTGGGAATTTGGAAATGTGAAATGTGCGAATGCCGAATGCGAGATTTCCACATTTCCAGATTTCCAAATCCGCTTGGCTAAATCCTGATTTGGTGGTTCACTTCGGGGCCATGACTCGCGGCTGGGTGACGTCGGGCGTGCTGCTGGCCATGGTCTGCGCGGCCACGGGGGCGTGGGCGCAGGAGCGGCGCTGGGAGGTCGAGGTCTACGGCGGGCTGGTCGCCGCGGCGACGGCGAGCGACGGCCGGCAGACGCTGCCGCGGCCCGGCGCGGCGATCGCGACGTCGACCCCGCTCTTCCCGAGCCGCGAGGTGCCGTCGTGGTTCTTCGGCGACGGCGCGGCGCTGCTCGACGCGGTCAATGCCGCGTTCGAGGGACCGTCGCGAATGGTGCCCCTCGATCCGCTGTTCGCGGCCGTGAAGCCGGGCCGGACCGGGGCCGGCGGCGTCAGGGTGCGGCGTTCGACCTCCGCGTCGGCGTCGCTGGAGCTCGCGGTCGACTTCCTCGGGGCGGCGCCGGTTGCTCCCGGGGATCTGGCCGCGATCGTGGACGCCTCTCGCCACTCGTTCGCCAGCACCTTCACCGAGCTGCTGCGAACCGGGCCGTTCACCGGTGTCGTGGTCGACGCCGCCGGGGAGGCCGAGAGCGGCACCCGCCGCGAGATTGCCGCGACCGCCGCATTCAACACCGATCTCGGCGCGCTGGGATCCGTGATCCCCTATCTGACGTTGGGCGGCGGGATCGTGACGGGCACCGGTTCGCCGTCCGCGACACTGTCCGGCCGGTACCGCTTTGCGGTGCTCGATCAGGTGCCGATCGACGAAAGCGACCGCGTCACGATCGCCTTCGAGCGGCCGCTCACGTTCGCGGGCGTCGTCGGCGGGGGGGTGCGGCGCCGGATCTCCGACCGCTGGGGTTTCCGCCTCGACGTTCGCGCCTTGCTCGGTCCCGACGCGACGCGCGTGCGCGTCAGCACGGAGCCGTCCAGCCGGCGCGGCTCGCCTGCCGGCTTCGTCGAGTCGTTCACCAATCCGGCGATTCAGTTCAGCAACGACCCGTCACTCGGGCGGCGCTCCTCGCTCAGCGCGCCGCCGCTCGAGCGGGTGACGGTGTTCGACGGCGGCTTCCAGAGCCGGACCGTCGTCGCGTTCGGAGTATCGCGGCGGTTCTAGGGATCCAGCCTCGTATAGAAGATTCCGAGTCCGTGCGTCGCGGCCACCAGGACGCGCTCGGATCTCACGAACTCGAGATCGACGACCAGCGCTTCGGGGAAGCCCACCCCCGCCAGTTCCCAGACCGGCGATCCGCGGCGCAGCACCAGCACGCCGAAGTCCGTTGCCGCGTACAGATCGCCGCGGCCGTCGTCGACGGCGATCGTGTTCACCGGCAGGTCGCCCAGATCGCGATCGAGCAGCGTGAACGTCGCCGTGCGCGACGACGGGTTGAAGACCGCGCGAAAGATGTGCCCCGGCGATGACGGCGTGAGCGCGTTGAACCCCGAGTAGGAGATGAAGGCGGCATTCGGATCGGTCCGATCCGGCACGATGCGGGTGACGAAGCGGTTGGGCGTGACCGGCGTGTCGACGCGGCTGAAGGTCACGTCGGGGCCGGCCGCCGCGTCGGCGTTCTTCGAGACGAAGAGACGTCCCGCGCTCGTCGCCGCCCACAGCGTTCCCGCATCGAGCGCGGAGCGCTCTACGGCCACGATCACGCCGCCGGTGCGATCGGACCCGTACGCGTCGGCGGTGAGATCGCCGGGGCGGCGGCCGGCCGATTCCGGCGTCGAGCCGGCGGGAAACGGATGGGCGACGCCGAGCGGAATCCAGTCGCCGCAGATCAGCGCCGCGGACCCGCCGGAGAACCGGCAGTTTGCCTCGAGGAACGCCTGGCTGCCGCCGTTGCTCTTGGTTCGCCAGACGTGCTGAAAGCCGGTGAACTGGGTGTCGGGATTCACCTCGTCGAACGAGAGGAACTGCCGTCCGGTCGACGCCGTGATCGTCGCGCGTTCGTTGGCGGCGCGGATCGGATCGTCGATCCGCAGCCATCGCGCCA
Protein-coding sequences here:
- a CDS encoding carboxypeptidase regulatory-like domain-containing protein, giving the protein MIAALLAVLMLSAPAPQAREARVTITVVDQTGAVIPNARVTIAPTVDPKAAAVPGAAPPAPLAEPATTNEKGIATIGGLTPGRVTITAEFPGFEPRVLRDVQLRAGDNRHAAVLAIQGLQDSVTVSRDAREAASDRRTTFGTALTREQIEALSDDPDEMAQQLRDIAGSDAVLRVDSFEGGRLPPKAAIKAIHITRDAFAAENHFAGGLFVDIITQPGIGPLRTSMGVRLRDGSMSGRPPAAFAEQRAKGPERYQNYNGGISGSVIKQKASFSLNFSGGRNYETPYFYYFRPDGSVVNRLAPRRPRDSMFVFGMFDYAITRDQTLRVHFSRDRFTSRNIGVGGFNQLERAYASDDNYNNIRIQEAGPLGRRFFINTRASINWADSSSRSVFEGQTINVIETFTSGGGQRRGGVRSKALNLQSDLDYVRGIHSWRTGIALDGGSYRSNDESNYLGTYTFESLEAFLAGTPRSYTQRIGDPNIRYFNMQAGWYLQDDIRVRKNLTLSPGIRYEAQTHLRDYDNVGPRFGATWSPGKSGKLTLRGSAGVFYDWLFTNIYEQTLRVDGFRQREVNIVNPTYPDPGSIAGLSLPTNRYLLSDGLQMARNFRMSAGFDRQLTRMVRVNATYAHTSGDNLMRGRNLNSPVNGARPDPLFANIVEVLGDAESRTHSVNIGSSINFNAGGPAGGPMMIGGPERMVMIAGGAPPPPPPPGARPTPANARWNWRRMSIFTNVFLGRTLNNTEGAFSLPATGLIEDDWGPSNGDVRSRFNVGWSSQQLRGLNVNLNLNASTAPPYTLRTGVDTNGDLLFTDRPAGVGRNTERGSSQWTLNGNFSYGWTFGKPVERAGGISIRSDAGGITASQGAASTQGRYRLNLNANVQNLTNHHNLVGYTGTINSKNYGKPTSFQGTRKIDFGLSLSF
- a CDS encoding ABC transporter permease, which produces MFRHLSVRLSSLFKRARLERELDTELRYHLDMLIEQNLAKGMPPDAARREAQRVFGTMDAVKDDVRDSWLSRFVEVAAQDIRYGVRSLRRNPGFALVIIVTMALGIGANTAIFSVVNGVLLRPLPYQDGDKLVVLHHGQSDPVANDFGFSPKEMDDYRQAQSLSGVVEFHNMFFNLLGRAEPERLSTGVVSANYFDVLGVTPLHGRTFVAADDAPGAPAVLVLGYKYWERSFGGDRSVVGQTFRMNDRPHTVIGVMPPVPQYPLEVDIYMPSSACPFRSSPSLIANRRGRMLTAFARVRPEVTLAKAQADLDLVAARLQTDYKGFYPDSGFKAAGIPLKTELTRNFTTTLWVLLGTAGFVLLIVCASIANLLLARMVRREREISVRAALGATRGRLLRQLLTESLVLALCGGVLGLVLSALSLRLLVNFAGRFTSRANEISIDLTVLFFTLGVSVLTGLIFGSIPAFARRIDVAPALREGGRSSHSSQRVRSVLIVAQVSASFMLLIAAGLTLRSLLNVQRIDPGIKTENLISYGAYMSFDKFPLTLPPAERRAKIAGYWTEYERRLGSIPGVIAVAGGGTFPLNEIDPFPQGLVRDGRPLPPGVQPPQINVRFATPDYFRTLGQSIAAGRSFAASDTLTSTGVAIVNQSAARLFWPNEDPIGTRIAGGGPGQFRTIVGVVADVRQQLDRAPAAEVYVPVAQTANLNTTWVIQSKLPIEDAVRNIKAVSQTHDRDLPVENFRTLAEVRSEGLAPRRVVVALIGMFGFLALVITAAGIAGVIAFSVNQRTQEFGIRMALGAPRAGVLTMVLREGLQLVTIGLGIGLAGALALTRVLGSVIFEAPPASAGPTPPPLTLLVDTVPTDVFTYIGVVAALLLVAVLACLMPARRAASVDPMVALRAQ
- a CDS encoding PadR family transcriptional regulator; amino-acid sequence: MAPKSDLLQGTLDLLILRTLSGEPMHGWGISQRIQQLSKDVLQVNQGSLYPALHRLEQQGLIAAEWGSSENNRQAKFYQLTRDGRRQLAEETKTWERLSTAVARVLAGL